A region from the Arachis ipaensis cultivar K30076 chromosome B01, Araip1.1, whole genome shotgun sequence genome encodes:
- the LOC107645533 gene encoding protein FAR1-RELATED SEQUENCE 6-like, whose translation MSMMESVLEEQNIEDVPKVGMCFGTIEDANQFYHNYAKRVGFVTKIRFTRRVGKYKVPENQMITCNKEGKHKSRVSPIEKTNPRTNYNCPARISIRFNKEGLWIISKVCLDHSHPCDPEMAKLLTRNREMTIHMCRVIERNDEAAFK comes from the exons ATGTCAATGATGGAATCAGTGTTAGAAGAACAGAATATTGAA GATGTGCCCAAGGTTGGCATGTGTTTTGGAACCATTGAAGATGCAAATCAATTTTATCATAATTATGCCAAGCGCGTTGGTTTTGTTACTAAGATAAGGTTTACCCGAAGAGTTGGTAAATATAAGGTTCCTGAGAATCAAATGATCACTTGCAATAAGGAGGGGAAACACAAATCTAGAGTTTCACCAATAGAAAAGACCAACCCTAGAACCAACTACAATTGCCCCGCAAGGATTTCTATTAGGTTTAATAAGGAGGGTCTTTGGATTATATCGAAGGTGTGTTTGGATCATTCACATCCTTGTGATCCAGAGATGGCAAAACTGTTGACACGTAATAGAGAGATGACTATACACATGTGTCGAGTCATTGAGAGGAATGATGAAGCAG Cattcaaatga